The following is a genomic window from Malus sylvestris chromosome 7, drMalSylv7.2, whole genome shotgun sequence.
GTCAGAGAGaccgggagagagagagagagagagagagagagagagagcatctGCCACCTTCTGACTGCTTTTCTTTTGTTCACTTTGAAACGAAATCAGATTTTAATAAAAGCAAATAAaatgcttcttttttttcggCAAACAATAAAATGCTTCTTTTGCAATCCGAAAGCACTTTATATTTACAAAAAGCAGAAATGCAGTCGGAATCGAATTAACCAATTTTTCTCCAGGCTGGTGATGATCATAAATCCTCTTttacaagttcaaatttgtttcGTAACATATGCTGTCGTTAAGCTTCACACCTATATCTCgtaaagaaaatcaaaattcaTCTGATACCAATTTACTTATAAAGCCTCATTTTTTTTACTTACATGCGAAAATTCCTTGTGCATCCTACTTAGAAACATTAATATCGAGATTTTATCAATGACATATTAACGAATCGGACTTTACATTTCGCTTTAAGAACAACTCGAGACCTCATCAGTGATGTATCAACAAAACGAACGTCCATCTAATAACCAAACAATTTACAGGCAACAACAAAAATTGATTTCCCACTACCAGTTTTTATGAGTAATTGAAGAACAAGCATCTGATTCCATGATCTGTCAATTTCTCCTGGAAAGTGGAATCCccacacaaaacaagaaaatgaaagatGCAAACTTGTTGAGTCAAATCAAAATCTctgaaaacccagaaaataatGTCACATATCTTTCCCATTGATTTAAAACACCATTTTCTCTCATCACACATTCAATTCAAATGCAGCATGATGCTGCTTGCTTCAGTGCAGAAACCCTAAACGAAAAAGGATCCCTAAATTCTCAGATCATGACACGTCACTGTACAGACAACAACAGGTGAACCCTATATGCTGTGCTCACCGGTCATCATAGCTCAAACCCTTGCAGCTAAAATACCAAAAACAACCCTAACCTAACCTTATATTTTCGTTTTCCTTTCTTCCTTTGTTTTTACAGAAAACACAGAAAATAACAGAGCGGGTCATTTAGTTCCTCTGTTTTTCCCGCGTTTTATCCATTAAAATCGGACGAGCAGAGCTTGAAATTTCTTCTTCGATCGACATTCTCGCGGATTTTTCATGGGAATCACTTGCAATCCGTGATAACAGAGAAGAATCTGTAAAAAAAGTTTCTGTAAATTTCCATTaaaataaatttggaatttgaatttCTTCGCTTTGATTGGTTCAATAAAAAGGAGAGACTGATGTTTACCAGTAGAATATGATTTCATGGAGGAAGAATCACTGGTTGACCGCGACAGTGAGGACAAAGAATCtgaaaccaaattaaaaatcGAAATTAATTCATAAACATCAAATAATAGATTTAAAAAATGGTTTAAAATATGaaaggtttgaaactttaaataCCTCTAGAACTGAACGATCTCTTGCAATGTAGAATGGCGCTCTGAATCCCATCGTTGTGCAGCAGCAAGGAATCGTCCCTCCGTTGCACTGGCGGCGCCGCCATCACCGTGGCAGACTTGCTCTTCCCCAAGTTCTTACAGACAACTCTAAATCCCGCCGGAAAGTTCCCCTGCTTGTCCTTCTTAGGCGAACACACAGAGAATATCGGCATCGCCGGAGAAGCCGTCGGTGAGTCTCCGGCAGGCTTCACCTTCTCAGTAGACCTCCTGGAAACCTTGGAGTACAGAGGTTTGATTAGATTAAGGTACTTCTGCAGAACATCCTTAGAAAATCTCTCTGTTTTCGAGTCTTCCGGCTTCAGATTCTGCAATCCGATTCCGTTTCTCCTGGAGCTGTTTTCTCGGGTGAGCCTAGGTGGGTTTTGAGCTTCTTCTCCGGCGAGCTGTTTCGCAATTACTCCTTTGATTTTCTGCTTCTGGGACTCCATCGAAACCTCGCACTCAGCTTTTTCCCCTGTTTTTTTCTCTGTTTTCTGTCTGGGATTTTTGAACTTTAAAGCTCCGAACTTTGGGGCTGATTTAAGGAGAGCGATGGGGGACTGAGGAGGCCTGGAAACTGGCTCAATAGGGAGGATTTTTCTTTTGGAAATGGGATCGGAAGCGGACAGAGAAAGGGTTTGTTTGCCGCCGGCTGTTTTGTCCGaggtgtttggttttggtttggagtCGAGGATGTTGTTTTCTTGTGAACTTTGGATGATGTCGAAACTTAATTCCAAGTCGAAGAAAgaatcttcctcttcctcttcgacCTCGTTGTCTTTTGCAACGGAAGGATTTGGAGGTGTGCCGGTGGAGGCATTGGGTTTCCAGAACTTGAGGAAGTACAGAGTTTCCATGGCTTTGGAGGAGAGGGAAGGGAGGCAGGGGTTAAAGAAACGGCAGGGTTTTGAGGGGTTTTATACGAGGAAGGAGTGAGAGGAGGGGGTAACGTGAGGAAATGAATGAAATAAACAGGAGATTTATCCAAAATTTCACTTCGTTTTATGGCGTTATGTCCGCAGCATCGAAAACAgagtggggagagagagagagagggagagggaaaacaagcttttcttttgctttttagagagagagagagagagagagagagagattgcttttgtttttgtttgggaATTGCTTCTAAATAATTGAaagtttttaaaacaaattttaagtaaaaatgtaatttaattatgaaaaaatatttaagttgtttttggtaaaaaacACATAAGAAATGTTTCTTTCAGACATTTCAACTATTTttggaatataaaatattttctttaaaatcgTTTTCAGTCATATAAAAATATTTGACAACGAAGGTTATACATGTATATACAAATTCATACactgttttatgaaacaatgcAGGTTCAATGGCTGTCCCCCGGCCCCCGTCCCTTGCGCTCGTCGTCTCACGAGTCTTGACTTTGAACTTTGATTTGCAGAACTCGTTGattttattgtttgttaaacTTTGTTTCACATAAAGAGGATTACGAATCCCTCTATTCTTTCCCCCAAGCCAAAAATTCAATATTCCCCCTTTTCTTTTTAGTTGTTTTGTTTCGAAGAACTATAGTCCATCATTTGCGTAAGCGTAATTATATTGACTATAACGAATGTATCTTAATATCTTCTTGTCATAATGAATAATAGCTAGTCAACTTAAGAGACAAAACAAACTTGTGGATAATAGCTAGTCAActtaaaaggaaaaatcaaacacaaGTTTTTATACCCTTGTAACTCATATTAGTTTCTAGTAGAGCATCGCTTGTATAAAAAGAACAAAGTTCATCAACTTAATGAGAAAACTGAACAAAAAATAGTGAAAAGTTAACGTCATAAAACAACTAAGTTATAAGTCCTTTACAATGTAAATAAAGCCcttgaatttgtttttaattttatttcatgaaGATAAACTTgaccaaaagaaaagaagaaaaactaactcaaaagtGTGAGAAAGTTATAAATAGACATGGTCAAATGATATGTTTTTCTTGTGGAAAAAAACAAAGGTAAAGTGAAACGAGCTTGGTTAAATGATCTTTTTGGAACTTTATTGGAGAAGAGCGTGATGGTGAATTGAGTACATGATGTAGTTCCCAATCTAACAAGTCCAACTTCTAGAACCGATATCCTCTCCATATTTGGCGGTATGAAGTCGATGGATCGTGAAAGACAGATTGAGAAATCCGAATTactctttttaaattttacaaCAATCATTAGCCTATTTTACTGGTCTACCTCTCATAAATTAAGAGTCTaaatttttcttcctcttcctctcttgaACGGTATAAATCTTTTAGTCTATCAACTTTTGGACTGCGAGATCTGAAAAAGATATGAATTCCTTCTTCGGCATTGGATTTTTGGCATGGAGGATGGTGACGAGATTTCCAAAAAGaacaagagaaaagagaaaaaagagaaagaaaaatgaaagagaaaaggCCAAAAAGAAAAGTCTCCAATGGCTTTAACTTTGCTTTTGCAGAGAGAGAAGTCAGAGAATTGGGGTTCTTTGCAAGGCAAAGGCCTTGGGATGCAGATGGGGCACGCCTCTTCTGCTTAAAGACTAAAGCTTTGACTTGTAAAATTGGTTTTGTGTGGTGTTGGACTCTCGGCCATCCTTTTGAATCAATGGGAGCTGCATGCTGCAGAATACTACGGAGTAAGGTCCTGACTTATTTTCCTCTTTCACTAAATGTTTTACCAAAATCTTCAGGGTATGTGAGGtattgaacttcaaattcattAAAGCATGTGGGGTGTGATTGATTTGAGATACCGACACACCGATACTGATTTTTCCGGTTCAGTTATGTTTCTTCGTCATTGAGAAGTAGCTCTATAATATGCTTTCTTTGAATATAAAAACTCATTAAGGTATGCAAGGTGATCTTCTAAATTCCTTTCAGCAAAAGGATAGTGCTATGGACACTTTATTTCTCATACACTGTTCTCAATTTTTGGCCGTCCGAtctaataaattgaagaagatcaataactaaaaattaacaaatgtgtgggagaagtaaaaaataatgTGTGAATATCACTTTTTCAGCAAAAATGCTATCTTGATCGTATTTTGAATTAATCAAACATTGTCACGTGAAAGAGATAAAATGCATGCAATCTATGTGATTGACTTAAAAAACCGATACAATAACAACTCTAATCTAGGCACGTTTCTCTCATATGTGAAAGTCATATTGAAGTAACTAGTGCATAAGATATTTTCTTGAAGTGTACAAAGTTGTAGCATTAGGTTTCAAAAAATGACTTTGTTTTATACATTCTTTCCAACCATGTGAAGAAAAGAAATTCTCATAGTAAGAGGATTGGGACACGTTAGAATCAGATGCTCCGACTGCCAAATTCTCTGCCACAGCCTTTCACAAAGGCACGAACCAAACTTATGCATCCTTTGGTCCTAAAACTGCTTCCACCCACACCAGTCTCCCTCTGAAGTTTCAGCTCTTTCTTTAAAGGTAAATATGGAAGCCAACGACTAAATGCAAATATGTCTGTGTAGTCTATACTTTTACTAATCATGATATATTCacaatatttttgtcatttacaTGACATGTAATTTATcagatttgaaaaaaatatactAGTCGCGTAGCAAGGGGGAGATGAGCGTTTATATTTGTGTGAATAGACCTACATCTTCGCTTGTACACACCCTCAAGGTTTTTTTATGGTGTTTGTGAGGAGACGCCTTAGCCAACGTTGCAGCGTCTATCTCCTAGTATCCCCCTTGCACTTTTTTTCTTTGTAGGAATAGTCGGTTTTTTCTCCTAGGTTTGTCTTTTGTATGGACTTTTTTTGCAACCTTTGGCGTTTTCTTTGGCAATGCACTtcgagttaaaaaaaaaaaaacacatcagATGGATATTAATTATAGTATGTGTGAGTAGAGAGACCATTTTTTAGACTATATTTTACATACCACATTAGATGCCGGTTGAtggttgaattttttctttaataattGCAAGGTTTTGCACCTAGTGATTATTCTACATTCCATCCCACTTTTTTAACAATATTTGTTGTTCAAACTTTTGAAATCCGTCTTCATCGTATATTTTTCAGACCATTCAGCGATTCGGACTACTAGAAAAATTGTGATGAGTAAAGTTAAGTGTCAAATGATCTTTTGATAgaacacatctttagtttggttGGTGTTTCCTTTTTGTTCAAAAGAAAAGTAGGTGTTTCtcagaataaaataaaataaaataaaggagaaaGCTTGGCTCCTGAAAAAATTAGCAGCAGCTCCTACTGCTAACAAATCAAGGGTAGGCATGTGTTCAAGTTgtgattaaaaaatcaattacttGGACACTTGTCCATCCGTTATTCGTAAGCAGCCGAAGCTGCTGCTGATTTTTTAGCAGCCAAACTCCGTTCTAAAATAAATGGGTGAACCCCACCCATGATAAGATGTTAAATTTTTATCTTGTTGTCATCTCATGTGGAACAAACTACGAAAAATCCTTAATGTGAGTTTTGGGTGTTGTGTTTTTGAGTGAGTGAGAGTTCTTTCATATTTGTCTGCTAAAGAATCTCATATGTGGTTGGCTAGTCAAATTATGCCTCAAAGAAATTTAGTTATTGGTGGGGTCTTCATGTTTAATTGGTGTCTAATCCTAATCCGGCTGATGTTAACTCTTCATGTTTAGGAGTTCAAACCCTAAATCTTATGTTAGCGTATAAAATATTGGTATCAGTGAAAATATTCATATATAAATTTGTGGAAATGTCGGAGGTTATATTGATATCATTGTCTTTGATGGAAATGATGGAAGTTTGCTAAAAATATGGCAgtctgctctgataccaaatagaATTATATGGGTTAATTTTCATGTATTACATAACTTtgaatataaatacatgcaaTCGTTGGTCTCTAAAGAAACAATAAAGGTCACAAAGTTGACCCATTCCACCATCCATTTCCACATCTTTGTCTGATTTTTTTGATATGTCACGGATATATCTAACATATGGAAGAAATTTTAAACCAGTTGATTGGAACCCAAAGTTGACCCAAACCATGCAGCCAACAGCTTCTATTGgacttttaattttgttaaatggGCTACGAAGGCTACCTACTTTGGGTCTGCAGCCCAGATAACTATCGTCAATGCTGTAGAGTGGGCTTGGGTTAATGAGACCTACTTCATCGTTTTCAATTTCTCATCAATTTTGAcccaaatgaaatgaaatatggAGTGTTTTTGTTATCAACAATTGTTGTTTATCAAAACTGATGAATTGCTATGGTAGTTAAAGCCGTTCCGTCCTCTCAATACACTGAGTCCGAGTTTCATACAATGCAAATAAACAAAGTGGACTATCTAGCTAGTAGTGTgtttttgagtttcaaaaacactcaaaatg
Proteins encoded in this region:
- the LOC126630759 gene encoding membrane-associated kinase regulator 5-like isoform X2, with the protein product METLYFLKFWKPNASTGTPPNPSVAKDNEVEEEEEDSFFDLELSFDIIQSSQENNILDSKPKPNTSDKTAGGKQTLSLSASDPISKRKILPIEPVSRPPQSPIALLKSAPKFGALKFKNPRQKTEKKTGEKAECEVSMESQKQKIKGVIAKQLAGEEAQNPPRLTRENSSRRNGIGLQNLKPEDSKTERFSKDVLQKYLNLIKPLYSKVSRRSTEKVKPAGDSPTASPAMPIFSVCSPKKDKQGNFPAGFRVVCKNLGKSKSATVMAAPPVQRRDDSLLLHNDGIQSAILHCKRSFSSRDSLSSLSRSTSDSSSMKSYSTDSSLLSRIASDSHEKSARMSIEEEISSSARPILMDKTREKQRN
- the LOC126630759 gene encoding membrane-associated kinase regulator 5-like isoform X1, with the protein product METLYFLKFWKPNASTGTPPNPSVAKDNEVEEEEEDSFFDLELSFDIIQSSQENNILDSKPKPNTSDKTAGGKQTLSLSASDPISKRKILPIEPVSRPPQSPIALLKSAPKFGALKFKNPRQKTEKKTGEKAECEVSMESQKQKIKGVIAKQLAGEEAQNPPRLTRENSSRRNGIGLQNLKPEDSKTERFSKDVLQKYLNLIKPLYSKVSRRSTEKVKPAGDSPTASPAMPIFSVCSPKKDKQGNFPAGFRVVCKNLGKSKSATVMAAPPVQRRDDSLLLHNDGIQSAILHCKRSFSSRDSLSSLSRSTSDSSSMKSYSTETFFTDSSLLSRIASDSHEKSARMSIEEEISSSARPILMDKTREKQRN